One genomic window of Cyprinus carpio isolate SPL01 chromosome B8, ASM1834038v1, whole genome shotgun sequence includes the following:
- the LOC109092015 gene encoding solute carrier family 12 member 5-like: MLNNLNECEDGDGGPNSQGDATSKESSPFINSSTSDVEKCQQYDGKNMALFEEEMDTSPMVSSLLSSLANYSNLTQGSKEHEEAENNEEARKKTVQAPRMGTIMGVYLPCMQNILGVILFLRMTWLVGIGGVLGTFTIVFMCCSTTMLTAISMSAIATNGVVPAGGSYYMISRSLGPEFGGAVGICFYLGTTFAGAMYILGCIEILLIYIVPAAAIFKMEGLEGAEAEAALLNNMRVYGTIVLSFMALVVFVGVKYVNKLALVFLACVILSILAVYAGVIKTSFDPPDFPVCVLGNRTLASKGFDICAKTIERGNATLTTKLWRAFCDSEFLNATCDEYFTSNNVSQIQGIPGITSGILAENLFSTFMEKNSILEKRGIPAVLDPEAPETNTNRYVLTDITSFFTLLVGIYFPSVTGIMAGSNRSGDLQDAQKSIPIGTILAITTTSIIYMSSVILFGACVDGVVLRDKFGEGVDGNLVIGTLAWPSPWVIVFGSFFSTCGAGLQSLTGAPRLLQAIARDGIIPFLRVFGHGKANGEPTWALLLTACICESGILIASLDAVAPILSMFFLMCYMFVNLACALQTLLRTPNWRPRFKFYHWALSLLGMSLCLTLMFLCSWYYAIVAMVIASCIYKYIEFCGAEKEWGDGIRGISLSAARYALMRLEEGPPHTKNWRPQILVLMSLDAEQNVEQPRLLSLTSQLKAGKGLTIVGACVEGTYLNNQPQAQEGDQSLRKLMEVEKVKGFSQVVISSNLRDATSHLIQAGGLGGLRHNTVLVSYPKNWKQAEEHHRCRNFIEVVRETTAARLALLVPKNISAYPSNGERFTEGHIDVWWIVHDGGMLMLLPFLLRQHKVWRKCKIRIFTVAQMDDNSIQMKKDLMTFLYHLRFDAEVEVVEMHESDISAYTYEKTLMMEQRSQILKEMHLTKNEREREIQSITDVSRGSIRRKNPSNLHPQRSIAEESVGGGGEEKSEEEVQLIQGKNATPTPTSPTSPTSPTPPAMSPGEEVQMTWTDDTEKPNNPAVANPENIKDMFNMKPEWENLNQSNVRRMHHAQKLNEVIVKKSQEAKLVLLNMPGPPKNRTGEENYMEFLEVLTEGLNRVLLVRGGGREVITIYS; encoded by the exons GAGATGCGACATCCAAGGAGAGCAGCCCCTTTATCAACAGCAGCACCAGTGACGTAGAGAAATGCCAGCAGTATGATGGGAAAAACATGGCCCTGTTTGAG gaGGAGATGGACACCAGTCCCATGGTATCTTCTCTGCTGAGCAGCCTCGCCAACTACTCCAACCTGACGCAGGGCAGTAAAGAGCATGAGGAGGCAGAAAACAACGAGGAGGCACGCAAGAAAACCGTGCAG GCTCCACGTATGGGCACTATCATGGGCGTTTACCTGCCATGTATGCAGAACATCCTGGGGGTGATCCTGTTCCTCAGGATGACCTGGTTGGTGGGCATTGGAGGCGTCTTGGGAACTTTCACCATTGTCTTCATGTGCTGCTCCACG ACTATGCTGACTGCTATCTCAATGAGTGCTATTGCCACCAATGGAGTTGTGCCAG CTGGAGGTTCATACTACATGATCTCTCGTTCACTGGGGCCAGAGTTTGGAGGGGCTGTTGGTATATGTTTCTATCTAGGCACCACTTTTGCAGGAGCCATGTACATCCTGGGCTGCATCGAAATCCTGCTG ATCTACATCGTGCCAGCTGCTGCCATATTCAAGATGGAGGGTCTGGAGGGAGCAGAGGCCGAGGCAGCGCTGTTGAATAACATGCGTGTGTACGGTACCATTGTGCTTTCCTTCATGGCTTTAGTCGTCTTTGTCGGCGTGAAGTATGTCAACAAGTTGGCCCTTGTGTTCCTCGCCTGCGTCATACTCTCCATTCTCGCTGTCTACGCTGGTGTCATCAAGACATCTTTTGACCCACCTGACTTTCC GGTGTGTGTGCTCGGGAACCGAACTCTTGCATCAAAGGGATTTGACATTTGTGCCAAGACCATTGAGAGAGGCAATGCCACACTCACCACCAAGCTTTGGAGAGCCTTCTGTGACTCTGAGTTCCTGAACGCCACCTGCGATGAGTACTTCACCAGCAACAACGTTAGTCAGATCCAGGGAATCCCTGGAATCACCAGTGGCATCCTGGCAG AAAACCTCTTCAGTACCTTTATGGAGAAAAATTCAATCTTAGAGAAGCGAGGTATACCAGCAGTGCTCGACCCTGAGGCCCCAGAAACCAACACTAACCGATACGTCCTGACTGATATCACCAGCTTCTTCACCCTGCTGGTTGGCATCTACTTCCCCTCTGTCACAG GTATCATGGCTGGTTCAAACCGTTCTGGTGACCTGCAGGACGCTCAGAAGTCCATCCCAATTGGTACCATCCTGGCCATCACAACCACCTCCATCATCT ACATGTCTAGTGTGATTCTGTTTGGAGCCTGTGTGGACGGAGTCGTTTTGAGGGACAA ATTTGGGGAAGGTGTCGACGGTAACTTGGTTATTGGCACCCTGGCATGGCCCTCGCCCTGGGTCATTGTGTTCGGTTCGTTCTTCTCCACCTGTGGGGCAGGGCTTCAGAGTTTGACAGGAGCGCCCCGTCTCCTTCAGGCTATCGCCCGAGACGGCATCATTCCTTTCCTCAGG GTGTTTGGTCATGGCAAAGCTAACGGTGAACCTACATGGGCTCTCCTCCTGACAGCCTGCATCTGTGAGAGTGGCATCCTCATCGCCTCCCTGGATGCAGTCGCTCCCATTCTGTCCAT GTTCTTCCTGATGTGCTACATGTTTGTAAATCTGGCCTGTGCGCTGCAGACGCTCCTCAGGACCCCCAACTGGAGGCCGCGCTTTAAATTCTACCActg GGCTCTGTCACTCTTGGGCATGAGCTTGTGTCTTACCCTGATGTTCCTCTGCTCCTGGTACTACGCCATCGTTGCCATGGTAATCGCCAGCTGCATCTACAAGTACATCGAATTCTGCGG GGCAGAGAAAGAGTGGGGTGATGGGATTCGTGGCATTTCTCTGAGTGCCGCCCGCTATGCTCTGATGAGGCTGGAGGAAGGTCCTCCTCACACTAAAAACTGGAG GCCCCAGATTCTGGTGCTCATGAGTCTGGATGCGGAGCAGAATGTAGAGCAGCCTCGACTGCTGTCTCTGACCAGTCAGCTGAAAGCGGGCAAAGGCTTGACCATCGTGGGAGCGTGTGTGGAGGGCACCTACTTAAACAACCAACCACAGGCGCAGGAAGGAGACCAa TCCCTAAGGAAGCTGATGGAGGTCGAGAAGGTGAAGGGATTCAGTCAGGTTGTGATCTCTTCTAACCTGCGGGACGCCACCTCACACCTGATCCAGGCTGGTGGTCTAGGCGGCCTCCGTCACAACACGGTTCTGGTCAGCTACCCTAAGAACTGGAAACAGGCTGAGGAGCACCACCGTTGCAGGAACTTCATTG AGGTTGTTAGGGAGACCACTGCAGCTCGCTTGGCCTTGCTGGTGCCGAAGAACATCTCTGCATATCCATCAAACGGAGAGCGCTTCACTGAAGGCCACATTGACGTGTGGTGGATTGTCCATGATGGAGGCATGCTCATGCTCCTTCCCTTCCTTCTGCGCCAGCACAAG GTATGGAGGAAGTGCAAGATCCGTATCTTCACTGTGGCTCAGATGGATGACAACAGCATTCAGATGAAGAAAGACCTGATGACGTTCCTCTATCATCTGCGATTTGATGCTGAGGTGGAGGTGGTTGAAATG CATGAAAGCGACATCTCGGCCTATACCTATGAAAAGACCCTGATGATGGAGCAGCGGTCGCAGATCCTGAAGGAGATGCACCTGACCAAGAACGAGCGTGAGAGAGAG ATTCAGAGCATCACAGACGTGTCCCGTGGCTCTATACGGCGAAAGAACCCTTCAAACCTGCACCCCCAGAGGAGTATCGCCGAGGAGTCTGTGGGAGGAGGTGGTGAAGAGAAATCTGAGGAGGAG GTTCAGCTCATTCAAGGAAAAAATGCCACCCCCACCCCAACTAGCCCCACCTCCCCTACCTCTCCCACACCACCGGCCATGAGCCCCGGAGAAGAGGTGCAAATGACCTGGACGGATGATACGGAGAAGCCCAATAACCCAGCAGTGGCCAACCCTGAAAACATAAAGGATATGTTCAACATGAAACC GGAATGGGAGAACCT GAACCAGTCCAACGTCAGACGCATGCACCACGCACAGAAACTCAACGAAGTCATTGTGAAGAAGTCACAAGAAGCTAAACTAGTCCTGCTAAACATGCCTGGACCACCCAAGAACCGCACTGGAGAAGAGAACT ACATGGAGTTCCTCGAGGTCTTGACTGAGGGTCTCAACAGGGTCCTCCTCGTGCGTGGAGGTGGACGTGAGGTCATCACTATCTACTCTTGA